CAAATGCCTGACATTGTGCAGAGTCGAGAATGGTATGGTTTGGCCGTTCTCCCATACATCTCCCAAGGTAATTATTCCAAGAGATCGCCATACTTTAGAGGGATTGCATTGTGCCAACTTGGGGAAGATAGCATTTTGCCATATTGGCGTTTGTGGCGGATGGCCTGTATATTTTATCAGTTTATGTGCAGTGGACAGCACCGAGCATTGTAGTGCCATGATTGGGAGATGCACATTGTTTTTTGCTTATTTAGCAGGGCATGCCAAGGTGTTTCCATGCAGTTGGTTGCTTGTGACCACAGCTGGAAGAGTGGGGGGGAGAGCTCTTGGTGAATCATAGGAGAGATGTGAGTTAGCTGCGCTGCTAGGTAGTAAGGCTCCTGCCTCtttagtataaatataaaccagGGGCCATATACTGTATTACAATTGCCAGAATGATAGCCCTTCATGTTATGCCTCTGTATCTGAGGTAGATCCTTGGAGTCGCTGAGTGCAGTAATGTGTAGTATATACCAGCACGAACCAGAAAGCAGTTGCTCCAAAGTGTTCATtagattttttcacattttttctttgtGGCCCCACTATATTTAGGCCCCGGGGCATTAGGTTacctttagctcataacaagccTGATTATACTTGTAACTTTGCTATAGTTCCAGCTATATCAATGTAAGGAAGATTGGCATATAGTTGACATATAGGCCTCCCTGACTTACCTTTAGGCTGGGTTCTCAGTTCCCTTCTTTGGGTCCCCCCAGAGGGGACCAGCCCACAGTTACATAAGATATATGTGGGGTGTTCCGCCAGTTCCAAATAGATCTTTACCTAACATAGCTTCCGATGTGTTCAGATCAGGTTGATCAGGGTGTTTAGCCTCCAACACAATGTTTAGATGCCATAGGATCGTATCCATGAGCCATTGAGGTCCTCACCTAACTGCACCCTGATTAATATTTGACTGATCCATGACCAGATATCAGTCAAGGAAGTTGTAGCTTTGGCCCCCATGCAAAGGACAAATAAACTGCCAAAATAGTCAGGAGTGGCTGGGATGGCAGTCAGTGCAGTCACATGTATTGCCAGcattagatatgtaactgtgtaaGAATGGGTCCAACTTGTGGGAACGTTATAGGGGGGATCCGACAGGCAGTGGCATGGCATACTGCCCTCCTTCATAAATCATTGCTATGATTAATTTATTCAGCCTTTAATGGTCAGTAAGTGTTGACAGTTGAATGGCTACAGGCTGGGCACCACCGAATGGCCAAGGTTAGCCCCCATTTGCTCTGTACCTGTAACTTTTCCAAGCAGCCATTCCTCAGCCAAAAACAATTAGTGGTCATAGACTCATACTTGACCTGAGCCCCAGAAGTTCTCAGGGATTGTTTGGCTAGATAGGAGAAATGATCCATTCCACAACATGCTGCTGAGCTGGGCGCCATACAGAAACACTGCTCTAACTAGCATTTTGCATTTGGGAGAAAAATAAATTGCCTAGACTGCCTTTTTAACTTACCGGAAAAGTTCCTAGATATTTCCATGGCAACAGAGACTTTAAAGAAAAATCACCATTGCAGTAGTTTATATTATTCTATACGTTCCCAACTTGGCATCTCACATTTACTTGCTGTGGAAACTGACCCTTTCCCTGTGTTTTATCTGCTGCAATTCTGATCCCCCCGCTGCCCCTTCATAAAATTGTCTCCCTACCCTTCCACTTGTTATCCCAACTGTATTGTGCTCATGTATGTGGTTCAAGTCTAAGCAGTGCCACCCCTTGAATAGGACCCTCTACTGGGAGCTCCTGATGAATAGTAAATCTCAACAAATTAATGTGTCCTTTGAAATAAGGTGCATAACTTCCCTCAAACGAATTTGTGGGTCACAAAGCTAATTATTCAAATGGGGTTCTgctgatgtcccacggagtgtgttagttgcccacgatagatctgtGCTACTGTTCTGAAATgcccaccggcaacaataaggggctgatttactaatccacgaattcgaatccgaatgggaaaaattcggattggaaacaaacattttgcgacttttttgtattttttgcgattttttcgtcgccattacgactttatcgtaaattgtcgcgactttttcgtagctgttacgacttgctcgtacattgtcgcaactttttcgtattgagcgctcgtaaacggcgggcaaaactttcagactttgcatgattttggaagcctcccataggactcaatggcactctgcagctccaacctggcccaaggaaagtctcccatagggctcaatggcactctgcagctccaacccggcccaaggaaagtctcccatagggctcaatggcactctgcagctccaacccggcccaaggaaagtctcccatagggctcaatggcactctgcagctccaacctggcccaaggaaagtctcccatagggctcaatggcactctgcagctccaacccggcccaaggaaagtctcccatagggctcaatggcactctgcagctccaacccggcccaaggaaagcctcccatagggctcaatggcactctgcagctccaacctggcccaaggaaagtctcccatagggctcaatggcactctgcagctccaacccggcccaaggaaagtctcccatagggctcaatggcactctgcagctccaacctggcccaaggaaagcctcccatagggctcaatggcactctgcagctccaacctggcccaaggaaagtctcccatagggctcaatggcactctgcagctccaacccggcccaaggaaagtctcccatagggctcaatggcactctgcagctccaacccggcccaaggaaagtctcccatagggctcaatggcactctgcagctccaacccggcccaaggaaagtctcccatagggctcaatggcactctgcagctccaacccggcccatggaaagtctcccatagggctcaatggcactctgcagctccaacccggcccaaggaaagtctcccataggactcaatggcactctgcagctccaacccggcccaaggaaagtctcccataggactcaatggcactctgcagctccaacctggcccaagaaaagtcacgatactgaagcttgaatgaatccgaaactttcgtattcggtgcgaaggctacgaaaaagtcaattcgcgcaagtcgtaacgctatgaaaaagtcataacggctacgaaaaagtcgcgacaatttacgaaaaaatcgcaaaataccgatcattatgaaaaaaacgcattcggacgccttcgttccgttcgtggattagtaaatcagcccctaagagttgttgatggaaaggcctttgcatcgcttcggctttccaaagtcttacaatgtttcctcctgcaggcaacatcAGAAGACCGAAGCAATACGAAGGCCTTTCCATCTGAAActgttgctggtgaaaaggcatttccaGAGCGGTTAGTCGTCCACGATAGCAGAAatctaccgcgggcgactaacatgctccgtggggcatcagcctaaaacagaaatccccagccttttatacctgtaagccacattttaatggaaaaagtgtttggggagcaacacaagcatgaaaatggttcctgatggtgccaataagagctataattggctacttaatagcccctatgtggactggcagcctacagaaggctctgtttggcattatacttggtttttatacaaccaaaacttggtttggggccacggggagcaacatgttgctcacgagccactggttggggaacgtTGGCCTAAGAAACCCAGCCCAAATCTGCCCATAAATGGCCTGCTTTACTGATATCTATCTAAGTGCTAAAATTATTTGTGCTAAGCCTCCACCAGTTTTAGGGAGTCCTTTAGTTCTCTTAGCCTTGTGGAGTAGCAGCGGCAAATAGAGAATGCCAGTGCCTATGTTTTCTTGCACCTAGCATGACTAGTTTTACTCCAACCAAGGGGCAGCATGCTAAGTTGTTAGGTACCCCTGTATTTTACACCTGCCATTAACCAAGGTGCTGTTGGGGATTTGGGGGGTTGTAGTTCAAGAGCTTAGAAGTCAGGTTGTACACAAGTTATTATCACACATTAAATCCCCCCCGTGTGTGTGTCAACAAATTCTTAGAAATCAAAGAGCCGGAGAGGAACATGCTAGTGCAGGGGGTTTATTAGCCTTACTTTACTGTCATTTTTGATGGACAATGGATGGACCAAATTCATCATATTCTGATTTCCTGATCCAATTCTCCTTGAATGAATCCATGCTGCTTAGAACAGAGGCACCGATCCAAACAGAGTACTTCCTGTCTGTGGCTGCTAAGACCTTAATTTGAACTCCGTCCGGTGCTTTCTTCTCCAGTTCTCTTAAAACCCTTTCATCAAATCCAGGGAATAGAGTTGACCCTCCGGACAAAACAACGTTGCTTAAAAGAGCCCGACGTATATCTATAGGGCACTTCTGGATTATATTATTTATCAGGCCCTGTACCCCGGGGGCCTCCAGCCCAATGTTACTGGGTGAGAATAGCGCCTCTGGAGCACGGAAGAGTTGGCTGTCAATCTTAATGACATTTCCGTCTGGGAGAGTATATTCTTTAGTGATATCTTTTGGATTCCTTTCATATTCGGCGCTGGGATCTAATGCAATGTAGCAAAGTTTCTCCTTGATGTCCCGGACAATCTCCCTCTCCGCCGCGGTGATGAAGTTGTAACCATTTTCTGTGAGCAACTTCATCAAATATTGAGTGATGGTTCGACCTGCCACAGGCAGCTTGGACACCGCATGTGGTAAAGCAACGCCGTCATAAATAGCAACAGTGTGGGTGATACCTGCTCCAACATCTAATACAATGCCTGTAGTAAGGCCAGAAGCGTAAAGTGCCAGGTTGGCTTGATGCGACACATACATTGCAGGCACGTTGAAATTTTCAAAGAAGATTTCCGCCATCTTGTGCCGGTTTCTAAGAGGGTTTAAAGGTGCCTCTGTCAGAAAGACGGGGTGTTCACTGGATGGTTTTTTAAGCtcatatttgtataaatatttccAGATTTTTATCATGTTGTCCCAAGATTTAACAATGCCCTCTTTGATTGGAAAAACCAGATCTAAGATTGCTCTTTTGCTCATGGCCATTTCTCCGACATAGTACGGCTGCTGACCTGCTCCTAGCATTGCTGACCGATCTGATAAGTGTCCAACTACGGAAGGAACTACTGCTGTTGGTAAGTCTTCACCTGACATTCCAGCCTTGCAGTTGCCCGAACCAATATCAAAAATGACAGCGGGCTTATGTACAAGTTGGAGGTCAGTCATGGTTGAGACTGCAGGCTTCTGCTGTAAGATGTTACCCGGGGTGGCAGCAGCTGGGAAGATATGAAGAGATTTAGTGCCAAAGGCCATGgtgtgcagtaaccaatagagAAAAAGAGCTAATGGGAGACATATGATGCCACATGTATCTACACTATACAACACCACAGTGGGTacaaattttatattatttattgcttttttgtggcttttaaatTAGTCTACCAAAGGGCATTCCAACCATGAGGTGAGATGAAAACCTTAGGCACTAAGGCAGGGCTGACTCCACACTTGGAtggttctcagcctgtggaaaagTGAAGGCTGacaatcagcccctacactggcaccagAAACATTGTGTTGGCCCTAGTGCAGGCAAAGAAGTAGGCTGATGCCAGCTATTCTTGGCCTGCACTTTTCTGTAGGCCGCAAATcagcccatgtggcatcagcctaaggctagagccacatggggctgattctcagcctctGGAAGAacccaggctgagaatcagcccctacgctggcaccaGACTGCTATCTTGCCTGCACCCGGACGTAGGCAGATATCTGCAAAAAAACCACAAGAGTTTGCATTTAACAGTTGATATCTGTTGGGTCTGCCTGCACCTGTGCAGAGACATTGCTTCTGGGTACAGGCAAGGTAGCAGGCTGGTGCCAGCGTAGGGGTTAATTCAGGAAAAGCACAGGCCGAGAATTAGCCCTCGTGGTACCTACAGGCAATACTACAGCAGCCCGGAAAATGTGGTGCCAAAATATCCAAATTATCCCCCATAGCTTTGCAAGTAAATCAGCCGCCGAGCTGTTTTCTtgcttaaaggaaatctatacccccaaacaatgtaggtctctataaaaataaattgaataaacaagctcatgtgtaaaagcctgccttatctaaataaaccattttcattaaaatatatatttttttaagtacaggtataggacccattatccagaatgcttgggaccaagggtgttctggaaaaggggtctttccgtaatttggatcttcatactttaagtctactaaaaaatcaataaaatgttaattaaacccaataggactgttctgcccccaataaggatcaattatatcttagttgggatcaagtacaggtactgttttattattacagagaaaagggaatcatttaaccattaaataaacccaatagggctgttctgcccccaataaggggtaattatatcttagttgggatcaagtacaggtactgttttattattacagagaaaagggaatcatttaaccatgaaataaacccaatagggctgttctgccccaataaggggtaattatatcttagttgggatcaagtacaggtactgttttattattacagagaaaagggaatcatttaaccattaaataaacccaatagggctgttctgcccccaataaggggtaattatatcttagttgggatcaagtacaggtactgttttattattacagagaaaagggaatcatttaaccattaaataaacccaatagggctgttctgcccccaataaggggtaattatatcttagttgggatcaagtacaggtactgttttattattacagagaaaagggaatcatttaaccattaaataaacccaataggactgttctgccccaataaggggtaattatatcttagttgggatcaagtacaggtactgttttattattacagagaaaagggaatcatttaaccattaaataaacccaatagggctgttctgcccccaataaggggtaattatatcttcatgaaaaaaggaaattgttttttaaaattctgaatcatttgattaaaatggagactatgggagatgggctttccgtaattcggagctttctggataatgggtttccggataacggatcccatacccgtagtatgtgctattgggtgctcctaaatagaaaattgccattttaagtactaagagccgccccctgggatcataggattcacggtgcacacagcaagccaaggcacacaaacatgctagccaatgaatggacagagttctgtcttttgcttctagactacttcctgttacagttagagctgcattatatcggttattggttgctttatatgttactctgtatgtccaatgtatgtaacccacttattgtacagcgctgcgggatatgttggcgctttataaataaatgttaataataataggtcacttaacataatataaactatctgttggttaagtattcattctgggggtatagttttcctttaatgctgaTCTAAAACACAAACATGAATTGATGTAAATTTACTTCCTTGatctttttttgcagtttacattcattttctgcatttttagaCTGCTTATATCAGGCTGCTGGCTAAACTGAACTCAGAAACCTAAAATAGAAAATTTGAAGCATTTGATGAAAGTTGCAATACCTGGCAACTGAAGAGTCAATGCATTTTAGTTGGTGTCTGCCAGatgagattggctattaggcagcctctatgcaccctatcagcttacagggggctttatttggtaggaaatctcgtttttattcaaccaaaacttgcccccaagtcaggaattcaaatataactccctggtttgggggcactgagagcaacatccaagggatcactggtgtaactaAATGAGAGAGGCCAAAGCACTTACCACATTAGCCACTTGTCACAGGCCCAACCCACTTATTAGGTGGCTTGCAACATGGCTGGCATTTTACCAGTCTGCCTGCTaaagccaatgttattaatagggaaaataaaaacaaatagagGAAGACCAGTTATTTTTTCCTGCTTACCAGTAATTCTGCTCAAAGAGGTCACATGATACAGTAAGTCACATGGTATTACTGAAAGCAGAACATACTAAGATTTTGTTGAACTGGGGGGCTCCTGACAACT
The sequence above is a segment of the Xenopus tropicalis strain Nigerian chromosome 7, UCB_Xtro_10.0, whole genome shotgun sequence genome. Coding sequences within it:
- the actrt2 gene encoding actin related protein T2 yields the protein MTDLQLVHKPAVIFDIGSGNCKAGMSGEDLPTAVVPSVVGHLSDRSAMLGAGQQPYYVGEMAMSKRAILDLVFPIKEGIVKSWDNMIKIWKYLYKYELKKPSSEHPVFLTEAPLNPLRNRHKMAEIFFENFNVPAMYVSHQANLALYASGLTTGIVLDVGAGITHTVAIYDGVALPHAVSKLPVAGRTITQYLMKLLTENGYNFITAAEREIVRDIKEKLCYIALDPSAEYERNPKDITKEYTLPDGNVIKIDSQLFRAPEALFSPSNIGLEAPGVQGLINNIIQKCPIDIRRALLSNVVLSGGSTLFPGFDERVLRELEKKAPDGVQIKVLAATDRKYSVWIGASVLSSMDSFKENWIRKSEYDEFGPSIVHQK